A single Chryseobacterium sp. DNA region contains:
- a CDS encoding helix-turn-helix transcriptional regulator gives MINTNIDKTDIEIASDSDTHDIPAFAEADDIDLNPKLVDNVLKELELFEKNKDFLKKRVSLESLSLQCGTNTAYLSKIINHYKKQNFKAYVNDLRLHYVMNLWTNHKKSRKYSIQDIAGKSGFSNAQSFSKKFQEKFGVSPSSFLKQFNSNMELENEVRNES, from the coding sequence ATGATCAATACTAACATTGACAAAACTGATATTGAAATTGCCTCAGATAGTGACACGCACGATATTCCGGCTTTTGCGGAGGCTGACGATATTGACCTGAATCCCAAACTTGTGGACAATGTCCTTAAAGAACTTGAGCTGTTTGAAAAAAACAAAGATTTTTTAAAGAAAAGAGTAAGCCTGGAAAGCCTTTCACTGCAATGCGGAACCAATACCGCCTACCTGTCCAAGATCATCAACCATTATAAAAAGCAAAATTTCAAAGCCTATGTTAATGATTTAAGACTTCATTATGTGATGAACCTCTGGACCAACCATAAAAAAAGCCGGAAGTACTCTATACAGGATATCGCGGGGAAATCAGGCTTCAGCAATGCCCAAAGCTTTTCAAAAAAGTTCCAGGAAAAATTCGGGGTTTCGCCTTCCTCTTTCCTGAAACAGTTCAACTCCAATATGGAGCTTGAGAATGAGGTAAGAAACGAAAGCTAA
- a CDS encoding TonB-dependent receptor, giving the protein MMRGSIAFFLIIFFQLSYAQFSIAGNITDQENKPLEFVRISLVNSSQKSWVAVSNTSGQYQFQNLEKGNYRLTFNYPVYEKDTAISVALAKDAVVNLRLNITKNISEVKIEGNRSLIESKADRLRFNVGNSDLTKGNNVWEVLEKTPLVTASTDGNIQIAGTSNAIVYINEKRKQLSGTALKSYLSGLPSENLEAVEVMTTPSSKYEAEGGAGIINIVLKKSKNDGMTGSWVLSTRQTRVNSQSSSANFNYRKGKWSAYSSMYYGARNRKPDARKEIIYPEGYSLQKREINSNDNNENQFGGVNLGIDYEINAKNTVGILFDYSGAWDEESREARSHDFYAGRDSLSLTSNSNKLRSNTYSLNANYVAKLDSIGKRFSVDYDALFYDSSNNSLVETILLAPVGAGNTFRSSSPQNVRNQSLKVDFEWPFNKEVSMDFGGKMSFSKINNELLFENNTADGSWVKDGTRSNDFRYEENIYALYATLNHTVNKKWSYQVGARLENTLANGWLENIKAVNRNYISLFPTAFLRYVNDKGNSFNLALSSRITRPSFWDVNPFRTYLTDQTYFEGNPFLQPSRYYRQEMSHTVKKKKSTYVFQLAASQTIDEFYALPYNPSGNVIVNKRVNYGDKYGYTGSIVYYGQILPWWKITTSVLTGYVVSKGEYEGLPIHNKTFLLNISANQTFTISKAAGLTCTVIAANSFPATIVNTRIGNRLETEIRIRKAIGDWNITLSGQDFFRSNKDRYKVDVGDLRVYDNYYYDTRSVALAVSYAFGKKTVKEKRDRDTEFDEVKQRIK; this is encoded by the coding sequence ATGATGAGGGGGAGCATTGCTTTTTTTTTAATAATCTTTTTTCAATTATCCTACGCACAATTTTCAATAGCCGGGAATATAACCGATCAGGAAAACAAACCTTTAGAGTTTGTAAGGATCAGTCTTGTGAATTCTTCCCAAAAGTCATGGGTGGCGGTATCCAATACGTCGGGGCAGTATCAATTCCAAAATTTAGAAAAAGGGAATTACCGACTTACGTTCAATTATCCGGTCTATGAAAAAGATACAGCAATTTCAGTGGCTCTTGCAAAAGATGCTGTGGTCAATCTTCGTCTGAATATCACAAAAAATATATCTGAAGTTAAAATTGAGGGCAACCGATCCCTCATAGAATCTAAGGCAGACCGGCTGCGCTTTAATGTGGGCAATTCAGATCTCACGAAAGGAAATAATGTATGGGAAGTGCTTGAAAAAACACCGTTGGTGACAGCTTCCACTGACGGAAATATTCAGATCGCAGGAACATCCAATGCTATTGTTTACATTAATGAAAAGAGAAAACAGTTATCCGGTACTGCATTAAAAAGTTATTTGAGCGGCCTTCCTTCAGAAAACCTGGAAGCGGTAGAGGTGATGACGACTCCATCCAGTAAATATGAAGCCGAAGGAGGAGCCGGGATCATTAATATTGTCCTGAAAAAAAGTAAGAATGACGGAATGACCGGAAGTTGGGTGCTCAGTACAAGACAAACCAGAGTGAACTCCCAGTCTTCAAGCGCCAATTTTAATTACCGGAAAGGGAAATGGAGTGCTTATTCTTCCATGTATTATGGAGCAAGAAACCGTAAGCCCGATGCAAGAAAAGAAATTATATATCCGGAAGGATATTCACTGCAAAAAAGAGAAATTAATTCTAACGATAATAACGAGAATCAATTTGGAGGGGTCAATCTGGGAATAGATTACGAGATTAATGCTAAAAATACAGTAGGAATTCTGTTCGATTATTCAGGCGCATGGGATGAGGAAAGCAGGGAAGCCCGTAGTCATGATTTCTATGCCGGCAGAGATTCTCTTTCCCTTACCAGCAACAGCAATAAATTAAGATCGAATACCTATTCGCTGAATGCCAACTATGTGGCCAAACTGGACTCCATAGGGAAAAGGTTCAGCGTAGACTATGATGCGCTTTTTTATGATTCATCCAATAATTCACTGGTAGAAACAATACTTTTAGCTCCTGTGGGAGCAGGAAATACATTCAGAAGTTCCTCTCCTCAGAATGTTCGGAATCAATCTTTGAAAGTTGACTTCGAATGGCCTTTTAATAAAGAGGTATCGATGGATTTTGGCGGAAAAATGAGTTTTTCAAAGATCAATAACGAATTGCTTTTTGAAAATAATACGGCTGATGGCAGCTGGGTAAAAGATGGCACAAGAAGTAATGATTTCAGGTATGAAGAAAATATTTATGCATTATACGCGACATTAAACCATACGGTTAATAAAAAATGGTCTTATCAGGTTGGGGCACGCCTTGAGAACACGTTGGCCAATGGCTGGCTTGAAAATATAAAAGCGGTGAACAGGAATTATATCAGTTTATTTCCAACAGCATTTCTACGGTATGTAAATGATAAAGGCAACAGCTTTAATCTTGCACTTTCAAGCCGGATTACGCGTCCGAGTTTCTGGGATGTAAACCCATTCAGGACATATTTAACAGATCAGACCTATTTTGAAGGAAATCCTTTTCTACAGCCTTCTCGTTATTACAGACAGGAGATGAGCCATACGGTAAAAAAGAAGAAATCTACCTATGTTTTTCAGCTTGCAGCAAGCCAGACTATAGATGAGTTTTATGCCTTACCCTATAATCCTTCCGGCAATGTTATCGTGAATAAAAGAGTGAATTATGGGGATAAATATGGTTATACCGGAAGCATTGTATACTACGGACAGATTCTTCCATGGTGGAAGATCACAACATCGGTCTTAACAGGATACGTGGTATCAAAAGGCGAATATGAAGGGCTGCCCATTCATAATAAAACATTTTTACTGAATATTTCCGCCAACCAGACCTTCACCATCTCCAAAGCTGCAGGGCTTACCTGTACGGTGATTGCTGCCAATTCATTTCCCGCAACCATTGTCAACACCCGTATAGGAAACAGGCTGGAAACAGAGATAAGAATCAGGAAAGCAATAGGAGATTGGAATATCACCCTTTCCGGTCAGGATTTTTTCAGAAGTAATAAAGACCGCTATAAGGTGGATGTTGGGGATTTAAGAGTGTATGATAACTACTATTACGATACCAGGAGTGTTGCATTGGCAGTAAGCTACGCTTTCGGGAAAAAAACAGTGAAGGAAAAAAGAGACCGGGATACTGAATTTGATGAAGTCAAACAGCGAATAAAATAA
- a CDS encoding asparaginase — MKRKVLLIYTGGTIGMEKDYETGSLRAFDFGNIFEKMPEMKLMECEVFVHPFAKPLDSSDMGPEEWRIIANYIYKNYEDYDGFLILHGTDTMSYTASALSFMLKGLRKPVIMTGSQLPIGDLRTDAKENLLTSLYYASLYENDEAVIQEVAIYFEYKLLRGNRTLKYSAEYFDAYASPNYPILGQSGVHLNILKDNLFRCGQEVEFHVDEHISEDILFWRIFPGMHLSHFREIPKMKVLILQVFGSGTIFSSEKTQETLQEIRNNGTEIVVVSQCISGGISFGKYENSNIFSRIGAISGRDMTAETAITKAMHLIDNPTYSGSFADNFTRSLCGEITD, encoded by the coding sequence ATGAAACGAAAAGTCCTGCTTATCTATACCGGAGGAACCATCGGTATGGAAAAAGATTATGAAACCGGTAGTCTCCGCGCCTTTGATTTTGGCAATATATTTGAAAAGATGCCTGAAATGAAGCTCATGGAATGTGAAGTTTTTGTACATCCTTTTGCCAAACCCCTGGATTCTTCGGACATGGGGCCTGAGGAATGGAGAATTATAGCCAATTATATCTACAAGAATTATGAAGACTATGATGGATTCCTTATTCTTCACGGAACAGATACGATGTCATATACCGCTTCAGCGTTAAGCTTTATGCTGAAAGGGCTGAGAAAACCGGTGATTATGACCGGCTCTCAACTTCCTATCGGAGATCTGAGGACTGATGCCAAGGAAAATCTTCTGACAAGTCTCTACTACGCCAGTCTTTACGAAAATGACGAAGCCGTTATCCAGGAGGTAGCCATCTACTTTGAATATAAATTATTAAGAGGAAACAGAACATTGAAATATTCTGCAGAGTATTTTGATGCCTATGCCAGTCCGAACTACCCTATTCTGGGACAATCCGGAGTACATTTAAATATTCTAAAAGATAATCTTTTCCGGTGTGGCCAGGAGGTGGAATTCCATGTTGACGAGCATATTTCTGAAGATATTTTGTTCTGGAGAATATTTCCGGGAATGCATCTGAGCCACTTCAGGGAAATTCCCAAAATGAAAGTTCTTATCCTGCAGGTTTTTGGCTCGGGAACTATTTTCAGCAGTGAAAAGACCCAGGAGACACTTCAGGAAATCAGAAATAACGGAACAGAAATCGTGGTGGTAAGCCAGTGTATCTCAGGAGGTATCTCCTTTGGAAAATATGAGAACAGTAATATTTTCTCAAGAATAGGAGCCATCAGCGGAAGGGATATGACCGCTGAAACGGCGATTACTAAAGCGATGCATCTTATAGACAATCCCACCTATTCAGGAAGCTTTGCAGACAACTTCACCAGAAGTCTTTGTGGAGAAATTACAGATTAA
- a CDS encoding TonB-dependent receptor, which produces MIQCSENVLLTREIINPGKQTDELFNRKITQWTKPFLILVFSLISLTKMYAQDLQGGITGKVNMIDGQPLRSISVSLLETDRQTLTDDDGYYHFENLNAGNYTVKLQILGSKEIRLPIEVKPGETDTLDYQLTKENILAIQEVVIMKNTNRFSKKESGYVARMPLKNLENPQVYNTVTKELFQEQVAVDLGSISKNVPGAGVPMIANQGRVTFRSRGFETEPNARNGVAGAAFSVIDPVNLERIEAIKGPSATLFGKSVASSYGGVYNRVTKKPYNDFGGEVGYVGGSWDYNRLTLDLNTPINKNRTALFRLNAAGTFEKSFQDLGFTNSLAIAPSFSYQITDRMSLLLDVEFNQAKGTSVVRFNPYTGGNKTQSIADMKFPYYKNFLSDDLAYETQMMNIFAQLNYKISENWTSQTILSRARSTINGYISAINGKTDSTASAQVMVGTTSFIATNIQQNFIGDFRIGRFRNRMVVGLDYYNNSNHFDRYHTNTKVFNFVHPSADFRVNRNTIDALTATSAFRKENNGDNTYAAYVSDVFNITDQLMIMASLRVDRFQFKGVYDITTGEIKGGLSNSGVQSGPYGQTALSPKLGVVYEVFRNKLSLFGNYMNGFNNVSGVDINGNTFKPEYANQLEFGVKADVFNHRLVGTLSYYNIRVDHILRTNPEDINYSIQDGTQLSKGIEAELTANPVDGLNMVAGYAYNDSKYTNANPSVNGLRPALSGPANMFNFWISYRIPQGKLKGLGIGGGGNMGSSSYQTNTQTAKVIIPSYTMFDLGIFYDQPKYRVGLKFDNITNEKAWSVRLTPQAPARFLGSVSMKF; this is translated from the coding sequence ATGATACAATGTAGTGAAAATGTACTTCTGACAAGGGAAATAATCAATCCTGGAAAACAAACCGATGAACTGTTTAACCGCAAAATAACCCAATGGACCAAGCCCTTTTTAATCTTGGTATTTTCTCTGATAAGCCTGACAAAAATGTATGCACAGGATCTGCAGGGAGGAATCACCGGAAAAGTGAATATGATTGACGGGCAGCCTCTGAGATCAATATCGGTTTCATTATTGGAAACGGACCGGCAGACCCTGACAGATGATGACGGATATTACCATTTTGAAAATCTGAATGCAGGAAACTATACCGTAAAACTACAGATATTGGGAAGTAAAGAAATACGTCTTCCTATTGAAGTGAAGCCCGGAGAAACCGATACGCTTGATTATCAGCTGACAAAAGAAAATATTCTTGCGATCCAGGAGGTCGTTATTATGAAGAATACCAACCGGTTTTCAAAAAAAGAAAGCGGCTATGTAGCAAGAATGCCATTGAAAAATCTTGAAAATCCTCAGGTATATAATACCGTGACCAAAGAACTGTTTCAGGAGCAGGTAGCGGTAGATTTAGGAAGTATTTCTAAAAATGTACCCGGAGCAGGAGTTCCTATGATAGCCAATCAGGGAAGGGTCACATTCCGCTCAAGGGGATTTGAAACAGAACCGAATGCAAGAAACGGCGTAGCAGGAGCTGCATTTTCAGTGATTGATCCTGTAAACCTTGAACGCATAGAAGCCATTAAAGGACCTTCTGCCACTTTATTTGGGAAAAGTGTGGCGAGCAGTTATGGTGGAGTGTATAACCGGGTAACCAAAAAGCCCTACAATGATTTTGGAGGAGAAGTTGGGTATGTAGGAGGAAGTTGGGATTATAACCGCCTGACCTTAGACCTCAATACACCGATCAATAAAAACAGAACAGCTCTTTTCCGCCTCAATGCTGCCGGGACTTTTGAAAAAAGCTTCCAGGATCTGGGATTTACCAATTCTTTAGCCATTGCTCCTAGTTTTTCTTACCAGATTACCGACCGGATGTCGCTTCTCCTGGATGTGGAATTCAACCAGGCAAAAGGTACCTCAGTGGTCCGTTTTAATCCTTATACAGGAGGAAATAAAACACAGTCTATTGCTGATATGAAGTTTCCTTATTATAAAAACTTTTTAAGCGATGATCTGGCGTATGAAACGCAGATGATGAATATTTTTGCCCAGCTGAATTACAAGATTTCAGAAAACTGGACCTCCCAGACTATCTTGTCCAGGGCAAGGTCAACCATCAACGGATACATCTCAGCAATCAACGGAAAAACAGACTCTACGGCAAGTGCCCAGGTAATGGTAGGAACCACTTCTTTTATTGCGACCAATATCCAGCAGAATTTTATTGGAGACTTCCGGATCGGACGCTTTAGAAACAGAATGGTCGTGGGATTGGATTATTATAACAATTCCAATCATTTTGACCGTTATCATACCAATACTAAAGTCTTTAATTTTGTTCATCCTTCAGCAGATTTTAGAGTGAACCGAAATACGATTGACGCCCTTACGGCAACTTCTGCTTTCAGAAAAGAAAATAATGGTGACAATACCTATGCGGCCTATGTGTCGGATGTTTTTAATATCACCGATCAGCTTATGATAATGGCCAGTTTAAGGGTAGACCGATTTCAGTTTAAAGGAGTCTATGACATCACTACAGGTGAAATAAAAGGCGGATTAAGTAACAGTGGAGTACAGTCGGGGCCCTATGGGCAGACTGCCCTTTCGCCTAAGCTCGGTGTGGTGTATGAGGTATTCAGAAATAAACTTTCTTTATTTGGAAATTATATGAATGGCTTTAACAACGTCAGCGGAGTAGATATCAATGGTAATACTTTCAAACCTGAATATGCCAACCAGCTTGAGTTTGGAGTAAAGGCAGATGTATTCAATCACAGACTTGTAGGAACGTTAAGCTATTACAATATCCGGGTAGATCATATTTTGAGAACCAATCCGGAGGATATCAACTATTCCATCCAGGATGGGACACAGCTTAGTAAAGGAATAGAAGCGGAACTGACAGCCAATCCGGTTGATGGATTAAACATGGTGGCAGGCTATGCCTATAATGACAGTAAATATACTAACGCTAATCCTTCCGTTAATGGCTTACGACCTGCATTATCAGGCCCTGCCAATATGTTTAACTTCTGGATCAGCTACCGTATTCCGCAGGGTAAACTGAAAGGGCTGGGAATAGGCGGCGGAGGAAATATGGGATCTTCTTCTTACCAAACCAATACACAGACCGCAAAAGTCATCATACCTTCCTATACCATGTTTGATCTGGGGATTTTCTATGATCAGCCGAAGTATAGAGTGGGATTGAAATTTGATAATATCACCAATGAAAAAGCCTGGTCAGTACGTTTAACGCCGCAGGCTCCAGCCCGTTTTCTTGGAAGTGTTTCCATGAAATTTTAA
- a CDS encoding RNA methyltransferase: MKDLAQTFEYLKQFLTEERLAKIEHFSQESSDFVLPVMDDVYQFRNAAAIIRSVEACGFHKVIAMEEENVFNPNLTVTKGAETWVEVEKMPKNISSLQQIKDRGYKILAVSLEKNAKMLPEYDVTEPIALVFGTELEGVSEEVIDFADETLAIPMYGFTKSFNVSVAAGICMYELKQKLMKSGIDYKLDNRKLMEMKIRWAVNSIRSGKEIYAKYLKDHHL, encoded by the coding sequence ATGAAAGATTTAGCACAAACTTTTGAGTATTTAAAGCAATTTTTAACAGAAGAAAGGCTGGCGAAAATTGAACATTTCTCCCAGGAAAGTTCTGATTTTGTGCTTCCTGTGATGGATGATGTGTATCAGTTCAGAAATGCCGCAGCCATTATAAGATCAGTGGAAGCCTGCGGTTTTCATAAGGTGATTGCAATGGAAGAAGAAAATGTCTTTAATCCTAATCTTACCGTAACAAAAGGTGCAGAAACATGGGTAGAGGTTGAAAAAATGCCCAAGAATATCTCATCCTTACAGCAGATTAAAGACAGAGGCTATAAAATCCTGGCCGTTTCTCTGGAGAAAAATGCAAAGATGCTTCCCGAATATGATGTGACAGAACCGATTGCTCTTGTTTTCGGAACGGAACTGGAGGGGGTTTCTGAGGAAGTAATCGATTTTGCAGATGAAACGCTGGCTATCCCCATGTATGGTTTTACAAAAAGTTTCAACGTTTCTGTAGCCGCTGGAATCTGTATGTATGAGCTGAAACAGAAATTGATGAAGTCAGGTATTGATTATAAACTGGATAACCGGAAGCTTATGGAAATGAAGATACGATGGGCTGTAAATTCGATCAGAAGCGGAAAGGAGATTTATGCAAAATACCTGAAAGATCACCATTTGTAA
- a CDS encoding DUF2490 domain-containing protein, with product MSKYIFCTSSWAVTGFMIPQSLKLILKQLSMMFSLKKIFIVLFLTGLTGSSIQAQISPPGLGDANSAFWSAVGVRRKLDSLGEKQALSYIAIGRKSSPDHHNMFSKQAIFVVNHEVYHSFALHQQYSYAISYRRQPQYESTAPYEKENTEQEFRIYGRYAYTFDLGEKWKLKNTVRQEFRKFFDADFRKVEEDFQLRTRVKSQLTYNLSPKNNQKLALSAEALFSISHLNEPDSQWTSFGYREMRIAAYYMFTIPHSPFTVDIGYMDDLIRDSRSIHHGGVHYLAADLIWNIPYHKK from the coding sequence ATGTCAAAATATATCTTCTGCACTTCATCATGGGCTGTAACGGGCTTTATGATCCCGCAGTCATTAAAATTAATTTTGAAGCAATTATCTATGATGTTCAGTTTAAAAAAAATATTCATTGTCTTATTTTTAACCGGTCTTACAGGAAGTTCTATTCAGGCACAGATCAGTCCGCCAGGGCTGGGGGATGCCAATTCAGCGTTCTGGTCTGCCGTTGGAGTCAGACGCAAGCTCGATTCCTTAGGGGAAAAACAGGCTCTAAGTTATATTGCCATTGGACGTAAGAGCAGTCCGGACCATCATAATATGTTCTCAAAACAGGCTATTTTTGTTGTAAACCATGAGGTATACCACTCTTTTGCCCTTCATCAGCAATACAGCTATGCCATCAGCTACCGCCGGCAGCCTCAATACGAAAGCACTGCGCCTTACGAAAAAGAAAACACGGAACAGGAATTCAGGATATACGGGAGATATGCCTATACTTTTGATCTTGGAGAAAAATGGAAACTTAAAAATACAGTCCGGCAGGAATTCAGAAAATTTTTTGATGCTGATTTCAGGAAAGTGGAAGAAGATTTCCAATTAAGAACCCGTGTCAAAAGTCAGTTAACATACAATCTATCTCCCAAAAACAATCAAAAGCTGGCCTTAAGCGCAGAAGCATTATTTTCCATTAGCCATCTGAATGAACCCGATTCACAATGGACTTCTTTCGGATATCGGGAAATGCGTATTGCAGCCTATTATATGTTTACTATTCCCCATTCTCCTTTTACAGTAGATATAGGCTATATGGATGATCTGATCAGAGACAGCAGAAGTATTCATCACGGCGGTGTTCATTACCTTGCGGCAGACCTGATCTGGAATATCCCTTATCATAAGAAATAA
- a CDS encoding radical SAM protein has protein sequence MENIISFVLKVASRCNLNCSYCYMYNLGDKTYLSQPKFMSIETIIVFAEKLNDYCQKNNSKFVQIVFHGGEPLLWSKDHYRQAIQIFTSTIKNVKFDFALQSNGVSLDDEWYTLFQELNIRVGISMDGPKKHHDRYRVFHNGKGSYEQVIKAIDRGKQYGMNNILSVVNLDISPAEFYQEVKNTGIPGFNILLPDGHYDNLPENVEKQRINTLHYTPYADWLIEMFELWKNDSDRPVIRFFQTIIELIMGEQTGDQMLGRLKNGVAVLETNGNLEVSDSIRACYEGITRNDINIHTHAIEALHEDRLFDVFFNSHNMVNDKCLNCSIYDICGGGFLGNRYSNDKGFDNPTIYCHDMIKLVSHIQNDIINSLPEEVYASLDASEANYEEIVDEINEEVVVKTDGEIRNKLKSFSLVC, from the coding sequence ATGGAAAATATTATCTCATTTGTTTTAAAGGTTGCGAGCCGTTGTAACCTCAACTGTTCTTATTGTTATATGTATAACCTGGGAGATAAAACCTACCTCTCTCAGCCTAAATTCATGTCCATTGAAACCATTATAGTTTTCGCAGAGAAACTTAATGATTACTGCCAGAAAAATAACTCAAAATTTGTTCAGATTGTATTTCATGGCGGAGAGCCGTTATTGTGGAGTAAAGATCACTACAGACAGGCTATTCAGATCTTTACCTCTACCATTAAAAATGTAAAATTTGACTTTGCCCTGCAATCCAATGGAGTAAGCCTTGATGATGAATGGTATACGTTGTTTCAGGAACTGAATATCAGGGTGGGAATCAGTATGGATGGACCAAAGAAACATCACGACAGATACCGTGTCTTTCACAATGGTAAAGGCTCTTATGAGCAGGTCATCAAAGCGATTGATCGGGGTAAACAATATGGAATGAATAATATACTATCCGTCGTTAATCTGGATATTTCACCTGCAGAATTTTATCAGGAAGTTAAAAATACAGGCATACCGGGGTTTAACATTCTGCTACCCGATGGTCATTATGACAACTTACCGGAAAATGTTGAAAAGCAGAGAATCAATACCCTGCATTATACTCCCTATGCTGACTGGTTAATTGAAATGTTCGAACTTTGGAAAAATGACAGTGACAGACCCGTCATCCGTTTTTTCCAGACCATCATAGAACTGATCATGGGCGAACAGACAGGAGACCAAATGCTGGGAAGGCTTAAGAATGGGGTTGCAGTTCTTGAAACCAACGGAAATTTAGAAGTCTCAGATTCTATCCGCGCATGCTATGAAGGAATTACGAGAAATGATATCAATATTCATACGCATGCTATTGAGGCATTGCATGAGGACAGATTATTTGATGTTTTCTTCAACAGCCATAATATGGTGAATGATAAATGTCTGAACTGTTCCATCTATGATATATGTGGAGGCGGATTCCTCGGCAACCGCTATTCCAATGATAAAGGCTTCGATAATCCTACAATTTACTGCCATGATATGATCAAACTGGTTTCCCATATTCAGAATGACATTATCAACAGCCTTCCGGAAGAAGTGTATGCATCATTGGACGCCAGCGAGGCCAATTATGAAGAAATTGTAGATGAGATCAATGAAGAAGTGGTGGTAAAAACGGATGGTGAAATCAGGAACAAATTAAAATCATTTAGTCTAGTATGTTAA
- a CDS encoding M20/M25/M40 family metallo-hydrolase encodes MKKILLIILGILVILAAVLLIKTYTYPFKKNTAVADEGWKPVKNDSAVMRFSGGIKIPTVSTGSLGEFNYAPFDQFKEYLKASYPLVYQNTEYVEVNQHGLVFRLKGSNPSLEPILFLSHMDVVPPGDADVKSKEENIFRPDDKPLPPVAKIAEDWDFAPFSGVVANGRIYGRGAIDMKGMLFSLMESMNSLIKNKQIPQRDVYLAFGFDEEVGGQKGAVQIADYFKKRGLRFDAVYDEGGLIMRKGSVSGIDSDVAVVGCAEKGFLSAKIKVKGLGGHSSMPPMESAIGKAAVIMQRLEDDQMKPTITPLIKAFFDNIGGAMPFANRLAIANQWLLKPVLLSQLTKNNTTNALVRTTTALTMMKGSDGTNVLSPEVEFVVNFRLLPGNTVKEVKDHIAKATKGFDVEVEEIDNTREASAISPTNTKAFKMIQAGIKEIYPGAIVTPYLTMAGTDAAKYEIVSKNVYRFMPIKINSSEQQSIHSTNEYLSIENYLKMIHYFEYVMKNYDK; translated from the coding sequence ATGAAAAAAATCCTTTTAATTATTTTGGGTATTCTCGTTATTCTGGCGGCAGTACTTCTTATTAAGACCTATACATACCCTTTTAAGAAAAACACCGCTGTAGCAGACGAAGGATGGAAACCGGTGAAAAATGATTCTGCAGTGATGCGGTTTTCCGGAGGAATAAAGATTCCTACCGTTTCTACCGGCAGTTTGGGGGAATTTAATTATGCTCCGTTTGATCAGTTTAAAGAATATCTGAAAGCATCTTATCCACTGGTATATCAGAATACGGAATACGTTGAAGTCAATCAACATGGATTGGTATTCCGGTTAAAAGGAAGTAATCCGTCATTGGAACCTATCCTTTTTCTTTCTCATATGGATGTGGTTCCTCCGGGAGATGCAGATGTGAAAAGTAAAGAAGAAAATATATTCCGTCCGGATGATAAACCGTTGCCTCCCGTTGCAAAAATTGCAGAAGACTGGGATTTTGCCCCTTTTTCGGGAGTCGTTGCCAATGGAAGGATCTATGGAAGAGGGGCTATCGATATGAAGGGAATGCTTTTTTCCCTGATGGAATCAATGAACAGTTTGATTAAAAACAAACAGATTCCACAGCGTGACGTGTATCTTGCCTTCGGTTTTGATGAAGAGGTAGGCGGACAAAAAGGAGCGGTGCAGATTGCGGATTATTTTAAAAAAAGAGGGCTGAGGTTTGATGCCGTTTATGATGAAGGCGGACTGATCATGAGGAAAGGAAGCGTATCAGGAATTGATTCTGATGTTGCTGTAGTGGGGTGTGCAGAAAAAGGGTTTCTTTCAGCAAAAATAAAAGTAAAAGGGCTTGGCGGCCATTCTTCGATGCCTCCTATGGAAAGTGCTATCGGGAAAGCAGCTGTCATTATGCAGCGCCTGGAAGATGATCAGATGAAACCCACCATCACTCCGCTGATTAAAGCATTTTTTGATAATATCGGTGGGGCAATGCCGTTTGCCAACAGACTGGCAATTGCCAATCAGTGGCTCTTAAAGCCCGTATTATTATCACAGCTTACTAAAAATAATACGACCAATGCATTGGTACGAACTACCACGGCTTTAACTATGATGAAAGGAAGTGACGGTACCAATGTGCTTTCTCCTGAAGTTGAATTTGTGGTCAATTTCAGGCTTCTTCCTGGAAACACGGTGAAAGAGGTCAAAGACCATATTGCAAAAGCAACCAAAGGTTTTGATGTGGAAGTAGAAGAAATAGACAATACAAGAGAAGCTTCAGCAATATCTCCTACCAATACCAAGGCATTCAAAATGATACAGGCAGGAATCAAAGAAATTTATCCCGGCGCCATTGTCACGCCATATCTTACTATGGCCGGGACAGATGCTGCCAAATATGAAATTGTAAGCAAAAACGTGTACCGGTTTATGCCTATTAAAATCAACAGTTCCGAACAGCAGAGTATCCACAGTACCAACGAATATCTCAGTATAGAAAACTATCTGAAAATGATCCATTACTTTGAATATGTGATGAAGAACTATGATAAGTAA